Proteins from a genomic interval of Lolium perenne isolate Kyuss_39 chromosome 1, Kyuss_2.0, whole genome shotgun sequence:
- the LOC127322111 gene encoding NADPH-dependent aldo-keto reductase, chloroplastic codes for MAEFFVLNTGARIPSVGLGTATGKAEPGVIGAAIYAAVKAGYRHIDCAPQYRNEKEIGLTLKKLFEDGVVKREDLFITSKLWSGNHAPEDVPEGIDTTLEDLQLEYLDLFLIHTPIRSKKGAIPTPENFLPVDIPATWGAMEKLYHSGKARAIGVSNFSCKRMEDLLAIASVPPAVNQVESHPGWQQMKLRELCKSKGVHISAYSPLGKPGSPGSMGKGFLSNPIVVSVAEKLQKTPAQVALRWGLQMGHSVLPKSVNETRMKENLSVFGWSIPEDLMAKFSEIPQVKTLRAEFVVHPQGIYKTVEDFWDGEI; via the exons ATGGCTGAATTTTTTGTCCTCAACACCGGTGCGAGAATCCCATCGGTTGGCCTCGGCACCGCGACAGGGAAAGCTGAACCTGGCGTCATCGGAGCGGCCATCTATGCTGCTGTCAAG GCTGGATATCGGCATATCGACTGTGCTCCGCAATACCGCAATGAGAAGGAG ATTGGTCTCACTCTAAAGAAACTATTTGAGGATGGTGTTGTTAAGCGGGAAGATTTATTTATCACTTCTAAGTTGTG GTCTGGTAACCATGCCCCAGAAGATGTGCCAGAGGGCATCGACACTACCCTTGAAGACTTGCAGCTGGAGTATTTAGACCTTTTCCTT atcCATACTCCAATTCGTTCTAAAAAAGGAGCCATCCCAACCCCTGAAAACTTTCTTCCTGTTGACATTCCTGCTACTTGGGGAGCAATGGAGAAGTTATATCACTCTGGCAAGGCTCGCGCGATTGGCGTGAGTAACTTTTCTTGTAAGAGGATGGAGGATTTGCTTGCCATTGCTAGTGTACCACCAGCAGTCAACCAGGTTGAGTCACATCCAGGTTGGCAGCAGATGAAACTCCGTGAACTTTGCAAGTCAAAGGGTGTCCATATTTCG GCATATTCACCCTTGGGTAAACCTGGATCGCCTGGGTCCATGGGTAAAGGCTTTCTTAGCAATCCTATTGTTGTCTCTGTTGCCGAGAAGTTGCAGAAAACACCTGCACAGGTTGCTCTACGCTGGGGTCTTCAAATGGGCCACAGTGTACTTCCGAAAAGCGTCAACGAAACAAGGATGAAGGAGAACCTAAGCGTATTTGGTTGGTCTATTCCTGAAGATTTGATGGCAAAGTTCTCTGAAATCCCACAG GTTAAGACGCTAAGAGCTGAGTTCGTAGTTCACCCCCAAGGTATCTACAAAACCGTGGAGGATTTCTGGGATGGTGAAATCTGA